One window of Elaeis guineensis isolate ETL-2024a chromosome 11, EG11, whole genome shotgun sequence genomic DNA carries:
- the LOC140852605 gene encoding uncharacterized protein — MATFVVFSSLLLFSSAHAQLHPIVPQPRAPHGLVFENPMSFPPSAFEFFHPKSSPPAEAPLPLVSSFPGATSSKARAEQVVASVWSAPPSHGGVGAGGVAAVVFGLVFVVLVAMGASYVVAKRRANISRAHTLVQPDAV, encoded by the coding sequence ATGGCCACCTTTGTCGTCTTCTCTTCTCTGCTCTTGTTTTCCTCGGCGCACGCTCAACTACATCCTATAGTGCCACAGCCTCGCGCCCCACACGGTCTGGTCTTCGAGAACCCCATGTCGTTCCCTCCCTCGGCCTTCGAATTCTTCCATCCGAAGAGCTCGCCGCCGGCGGAAGCGCCACTGCCTCTGGTGTCGTCGTTCCCGGGTGCGACGTCTTCGAAGGCGAGGGCGGAGCAGGTGGTGGCGAGCGTCTGGTCGGCCCCGCCGAGCCACGGGGGCGTTGGGGCCGGCGGGGTGGCGGCGGTCGTGTTTGGGCTTGTGTTCGTGGTGCTCGTGGCCATGGGGGCCTCTTATGTCGTGGCCAAGCGTCGGGCCAACATCAGTCGGGCTCATACCTTGGTCCAGCCCGACGCAGTCTAA
- the LOC105054515 gene encoding uncharacterized protein isoform X2, translating into MHLWPTLKIRDSFKQAYLCKLEWNLDRIKRSKQRTSSASDQPLLLADSKSQAQEEGPGRSASQLLTKLLAFAADLFVILTCCCCCCCRAACDDREEN; encoded by the coding sequence ATGCATCTGTGGCCGACCCTAAAGATCCGTGACTCGTTCAAGCAGGCATACCTCTGCAAGCTGGAATGGAACCTGGACCGCATCAAGCGGAGCAAACAACGCACCTCCTCCGCCTCCGACCAACCCCTCCTCCTCGCCGACTCCAAATCCCAAGCCCAAGAGGAGGGCCCCGGTCGCTCCGCTTCCCAGCTTCTTACTAAGCTCCTCGCCTTCGCCGCCGACCTCTTCGTCATCCTcacctgctgctgctgctgctgctgccgtGCAG